In Aristaeella hokkaidonensis, the following are encoded in one genomic region:
- the jag gene encoding RNA-binding cell elongation regulator Jag/EloR, with amino-acid sequence MKQYEFSARTQDEAVEMGLQELGVSIADVDIQVVEEGSKGLFGLFGSRPVKVRLTLKDAEEDPLADLLEDKKPAKPQIEPEKKQEKKPEKKAEKKPVEKKAEEKKPAPEKKKAEKKAEPAEKKEQEKPAVKAEIRPMEKPEVTMIAAEELTDDSPAGTAHAFLAELTKLMGVDVTIDMGTDAEGNVYGYINGDTLGILIGRRGETLDAVQYLTSLKVNRGREGYTRVTLDTENYRAKREDTLIRLANRMANRALRTGRKVSLEPMNPYERRIIHYALQQTEGVTTHSEGEEPNRHVVITNKK; translated from the coding sequence ATGAAGCAGTATGAATTTTCCGCCAGAACCCAGGATGAAGCCGTAGAAATGGGTCTTCAGGAACTGGGTGTTTCCATTGCAGACGTAGATATCCAGGTTGTTGAAGAAGGCAGCAAGGGCCTGTTCGGCCTGTTCGGTTCCCGTCCGGTGAAGGTTCGCCTGACGCTGAAGGACGCTGAAGAAGATCCGCTGGCTGATCTGCTGGAAGACAAGAAGCCGGCCAAACCGCAGATCGAGCCCGAAAAGAAACAGGAAAAGAAGCCTGAGAAGAAAGCCGAAAAGAAGCCTGTTGAGAAGAAGGCTGAAGAGAAGAAGCCCGCTCCCGAAAAGAAGAAGGCTGAGAAAAAGGCTGAACCCGCTGAGAAGAAGGAACAGGAAAAGCCTGCTGTGAAGGCTGAAATCCGTCCGATGGAAAAGCCCGAAGTGACGATGATCGCCGCTGAAGAGCTGACTGATGATTCTCCCGCCGGTACCGCCCATGCTTTCCTGGCTGAGCTGACCAAGCTGATGGGCGTGGACGTGACCATCGATATGGGCACAGACGCCGAAGGCAATGTTTACGGTTATATCAACGGTGATACGCTGGGCATCCTGATCGGCCGCCGGGGCGAAACTCTGGATGCCGTGCAGTACCTGACCAGCCTGAAGGTGAACCGGGGCCGTGAAGGCTATACCCGTGTGACCCTGGACACCGAAAACTACCGCGCGAAGCGGGAAGATACCCTGATCCGCCTGGCCAACCGGATGGCGAACCGTGCGCTGCGTACGGGCCGGAAGGTAAGCCTGGAGCCCATGAATCCCTATGAGCGCCGGATCATCCACTATGCGCTGCAGCAGACTGAAGGCGTTACCACCCACTCAGAGGGTGAAGAACCCAACCGTCACGTGGTCATTACCAACAAGAAGTGA
- the serS gene encoding serine--tRNA ligase, with protein MLDINLLRNDPEKVRENIRKKFQDEKLPMVDEVISMDKEYREAIQQGDNLRNKRKVLSKEIGGLLGKGQKEEAEKVKAQVAEMAEELAALEVKEEELKAEIRKRMLVIPNIIDDSVPIGKDDSENVEIQRYGEPVVPEWEVPYHVDIMERLSGIDLDAARKTSGNGFYYLMGDIARLHSAILSYARDFMIDRGFTYVVPPFMIHGNVVTGVMSFAEMENMMYKIEGEDLYLIGTSEHSMIGKFIDTILDESQLPQTLTSYSPCFRKEVGAHGIEERGVYRIHQFEKQEMIVICKPEESPMWFDRLWQNTVDFFRTLDIPVRTLECCSGDLADLKVKSLDVEAWSPRQKKYFEVGSCSNLGDAQARRLQIRVKGADGSKYLAHTLNNTCVAPPRMLIAFLENNLRADGTVAIPEALRMYMGGKDHIG; from the coding sequence ATGTTAGACATTAATCTGCTCAGAAACGATCCCGAGAAAGTACGGGAGAATATCCGGAAAAAGTTCCAGGATGAAAAGCTGCCCATGGTGGACGAAGTGATCAGCATGGACAAGGAATACCGCGAAGCGATCCAGCAGGGTGACAACCTGCGCAACAAGCGCAAGGTGCTGTCCAAGGAGATCGGTGGACTGCTGGGCAAAGGCCAGAAGGAAGAAGCCGAGAAGGTCAAGGCCCAGGTGGCCGAGATGGCCGAAGAGCTGGCTGCGCTGGAAGTGAAGGAAGAAGAGCTGAAGGCGGAAATCCGCAAGCGCATGCTCGTGATTCCCAACATCATCGACGACAGCGTGCCGATCGGCAAGGACGACAGTGAGAACGTGGAAATCCAGCGATATGGCGAGCCCGTTGTGCCGGAATGGGAAGTTCCCTACCACGTGGATATCATGGAACGGCTGTCCGGTATCGATCTGGATGCTGCACGTAAGACCAGCGGCAACGGATTCTATTACCTGATGGGCGACATTGCTCGCCTGCACAGCGCGATCCTGAGCTACGCCCGTGACTTCATGATTGACCGGGGCTTCACCTATGTTGTGCCGCCCTTCATGATCCATGGCAACGTGGTGACCGGCGTGATGAGCTTCGCCGAAATGGAAAACATGATGTACAAGATCGAAGGCGAGGATCTGTACCTGATCGGTACTTCCGAGCATTCGATGATCGGTAAGTTCATTGATACCATCCTGGATGAAAGCCAGCTGCCCCAGACCCTGACCAGCTACAGCCCCTGCTTCCGTAAGGAAGTGGGTGCCCACGGCATCGAGGAGCGGGGTGTGTACCGCATTCACCAGTTCGAAAAGCAGGAAATGATCGTTATCTGCAAGCCCGAAGAAAGCCCTATGTGGTTTGACCGGCTGTGGCAGAACACGGTGGACTTCTTCCGCACGCTGGATATTCCGGTGCGTACACTGGAATGCTGCAGCGGCGACCTGGCTGACCTGAAGGTGAAGAGCCTGGACGTGGAAGCCTGGTCTCCCCGCCAGAAGAAGTACTTTGAAGTGGGTTCCTGCTCCAACCTGGGCGACGCCCAGGCCCGCCGCCTGCAGATCCGCGTGAAGGGCGCTGACGGCAGCAAGTACCTGGCCCATACCCTGAACAACACCTGCGTGGCTCCGCCCCGTATGCTGATTGCCTTCCTGGAAAACAACCTGCGGGCAGACGGCACTGTGGCGATTCCGGAAGCCCTGCGGATGTATATGGGCGGCAAGGATCATATCGGATAA
- the ftsY gene encoding signal recognition particle-docking protein FtsY: MSEEKKKGLFARLREGLSKTRGNMTEKVDDMVRENRKIDDDFYEELEDILLMADCGLKATETIVDELKDRVKAGKVKDAAEAREMLKQIMVEQMNIPRPPLKWPMVMLLVGVNGVGKTTTIGKLALRFQAIGRKVMLCAGDTFRAAAAEQLSVWAERARVPIIKHAEGADPAAVVFDAIQSAKAQGVDLLIVDTAGRLHNKKNLMDELSKMRRVIDREYPEADTRCILVLDATTGQNGLMQARAFKEVAEIGGIILSKLDGTAKGGIALAIRQELEVPVWYIGVGEGIDDLQPFDAKEFVEALF, translated from the coding sequence ATGTCCGAAGAGAAGAAAAAGGGCCTTTTCGCGAGACTGCGGGAAGGACTGAGCAAAACCCGGGGAAACATGACCGAGAAAGTCGACGACATGGTCAGGGAGAACCGGAAGATCGACGATGACTTCTATGAAGAGCTGGAAGATATCCTGCTCATGGCCGACTGCGGCCTGAAGGCCACTGAGACGATCGTGGATGAGCTGAAGGACCGGGTAAAGGCCGGCAAGGTCAAGGATGCTGCGGAAGCCCGTGAGATGCTCAAGCAGATCATGGTGGAGCAGATGAATATTCCGCGACCCCCGCTGAAGTGGCCTATGGTGATGCTGCTGGTTGGCGTGAACGGTGTGGGCAAGACCACGACGATCGGCAAGCTGGCGCTGCGCTTCCAGGCTATCGGCCGGAAGGTCATGCTGTGCGCGGGAGATACGTTCCGCGCAGCGGCTGCTGAACAGCTGAGCGTATGGGCAGAGCGGGCGAGGGTTCCGATCATTAAGCATGCTGAAGGCGCGGATCCGGCTGCGGTGGTGTTTGACGCCATCCAGTCCGCCAAGGCCCAGGGTGTGGACCTGCTGATCGTGGATACCGCCGGACGGCTGCATAACAAGAAGAACCTGATGGATGAGCTGAGCAAGATGCGCAGGGTGATTGACCGGGAGTATCCGGAAGCAGATACCCGCTGCATCCTGGTGCTGGACGCCACCACAGGTCAGAACGGCCTTATGCAGGCGCGTGCATTCAAGGAAGTCGCTGAGATCGGCGGCATTATCCTGTCGAAGCTGGACGGTACCGCCAAGGGCGGCATCGCGCTGGCCATCCGGCAGGAGCTGGAAGTGCCGGTATGGTACATTGGCGTGGGTGAAGGGATTGATGACCTGCAGCCCTTTGACGCCAAGGAATTTGTGGAAGCGTTGTTCTGA
- a CDS encoding glycine--tRNA ligase translates to MAELTMDKLVALCKNRGFIFAGSEIYGGLANTWDYGPLGVEFKNNVKKAWWQKFVQESKYNTGLDCAILMNREVWVASGHVGGFNDPLMDCKACKARFRADKLIEDFTKGEETGDGWTNAELEQFIADHDIVCPVCGKKDFTGIRQFNLMFKTFAGVNEDSANEIYLRPETAQGIFVNFQNAMRTTRKKLPAGIAQIGKSFRNEITPGNFIFRVREFEQMELEFFCKPGEDLEWFNYWRGFCRDWLLSLGIKEESLRLRDHEPEKLAFYSKATTDFEFLFPFGWGELWGVADRTDYDLGRHQEHSGKSMEYLDPVTNEKYIPYCIEPSLGVDRMVLAFLCNAYEEEELEGGDVRVVLHLHPALAPYKAAVLPLQKNKLGGLASEIHAELCKYFPVEYDETGSIGKRYRRQDEIGTPFSICVDFETEETQTVTIRDRDTMQQERVPISEIRKYIEDRMRF, encoded by the coding sequence ATGGCTGAACTGACAATGGACAAGCTGGTAGCACTGTGTAAGAACCGCGGATTTATCTTCGCCGGTTCCGAAATCTACGGTGGTCTCGCGAACACCTGGGACTACGGCCCTCTGGGTGTGGAATTCAAGAACAATGTGAAAAAGGCCTGGTGGCAGAAGTTCGTGCAGGAAAGCAAGTACAACACCGGCCTGGACTGCGCGATCCTGATGAACCGTGAAGTCTGGGTGGCCAGCGGTCATGTGGGCGGCTTCAATGACCCCCTGATGGACTGCAAAGCCTGTAAAGCCCGCTTCCGTGCTGACAAGCTGATTGAGGACTTCACCAAGGGTGAAGAGACCGGCGACGGCTGGACCAATGCTGAACTGGAACAGTTCATCGCTGACCACGATATCGTTTGCCCGGTGTGCGGCAAAAAGGACTTCACCGGTATCCGTCAGTTCAACCTGATGTTCAAGACCTTCGCGGGCGTGAACGAGGACAGCGCGAACGAGATTTACCTGCGTCCGGAAACGGCCCAGGGCATCTTCGTCAACTTCCAGAACGCCATGCGTACCACCCGGAAAAAGCTGCCGGCCGGTATTGCCCAGATCGGTAAATCCTTCCGGAATGAAATTACCCCCGGTAACTTCATTTTCCGCGTACGTGAATTCGAGCAGATGGAACTGGAGTTCTTCTGCAAGCCCGGTGAGGACCTGGAGTGGTTCAACTACTGGCGCGGCTTCTGCCGTGACTGGCTGCTGAGCCTGGGTATCAAGGAAGAAAGCCTGCGGCTGCGGGATCATGAGCCTGAGAAGCTGGCCTTCTATTCCAAGGCTACCACGGACTTTGAGTTCCTCTTCCCCTTCGGCTGGGGCGAACTCTGGGGCGTTGCAGACCGTACTGACTACGATCTGGGTCGTCATCAGGAACACTCCGGAAAGAGCATGGAGTACCTGGATCCGGTGACCAACGAGAAGTACATCCCGTACTGCATCGAGCCCTCCCTGGGTGTGGACCGTATGGTTCTGGCCTTCCTGTGCAATGCTTACGAGGAAGAAGAGCTGGAAGGCGGAGACGTGCGTGTTGTGCTGCATCTGCATCCGGCGCTGGCACCGTACAAGGCTGCTGTGCTGCCTCTGCAGAAGAACAAGCTGGGCGGTCTGGCCAGCGAGATCCATGCTGAGCTGTGCAAGTACTTCCCGGTGGAATACGACGAAACCGGCTCCATCGGCAAGCGCTATCGCCGTCAGGATGAAATCGGCACGCCCTTCAGCATCTGCGTGGACTTCGAGACGGAAGAGACCCAGACGGTCACTATCCGCGATCGTGACACCATGCAGCAGGAGCGCGTTCCGATCAGCGAGATCCGCAAGTACATCGAAGACAGAATGAGATTCTGA
- a CDS encoding MBL fold metallo-hydrolase, giving the protein MRIDELTVGPVQTRCYVLGKEDRQECIVIDPGDEAKRIRKAAGDRKIAAILLTHGHFDHIGAVRELLNSEFCDRCDQRAHKPFDSCNMAAVTQIKDLDSSSTMQNSELSAEAGKDDLSTTGFSQSTRIVIHELDAPMLGNPALNASIGLMGQQITAPEATDLVREGDELDLAGLKVKVLHTPGHTPGSVCYEIEGELFTGDTIFEYGWGRTDLPGGNESDMVASLRRLSSLVRTMPMHAGH; this is encoded by the coding sequence ATGCGGATTGACGAGCTTACCGTGGGACCGGTGCAGACCCGCTGTTATGTCCTGGGGAAAGAGGATCGACAGGAATGCATCGTGATTGATCCCGGAGACGAGGCAAAACGGATCCGAAAAGCTGCAGGGGACCGTAAAATTGCGGCGATTCTGCTGACGCACGGGCATTTTGACCACATAGGAGCAGTTCGGGAACTGCTCAATTCAGAATTCTGTGATCGCTGTGACCAAAGGGCTCATAAGCCTTTTGACAGCTGTAACATGGCTGCTGTTACCCAAATCAAAGATTTGGACAGCAGCTCAACAATGCAGAATTCAGAATTATCCGCTGAGGCGGGAAAAGATGACCTGTCAACAACAGGTTTTTCCCAAAGTACTAGAATTGTTATACACGAATTAGATGCACCGATGCTGGGAAATCCGGCGTTGAATGCCAGTATTGGGCTCATGGGGCAGCAGATTACAGCACCTGAAGCGACAGACCTGGTGAGGGAAGGCGATGAGCTGGATCTGGCCGGACTGAAGGTAAAGGTGCTGCATACGCCGGGCCATACGCCGGGCAGTGTCTGCTATGAAATTGAAGGAGAGCTCTTTACCGGCGATACCATCTTTGAATACGGCTGGGGCAGGACAGATCTGCCGGGCGGGAACGAGAGTGACATGGTAGCGTCGCTGCGCCGCCTGTCATCTTTAGTGCGGACGATGCCAATGCATGCAGGACATTAA
- the hemZ gene encoding coproporphyrinogen dehydrogenase HemZ yields MTEIESYLETIEPELRVLTRIFGFPESVWDEPRKFIPLSEEKEGQFTIAFAADGHRVERSTQAPEDADERIRTLHRRRAARRLCKQTLYDLLKEMTGIQPPWGSLTGVRPTHLMLEALEEGLTPEAAIGRLTADFDVAPDRAALLAEIAAEQRKLPKPGDEWMDVYIGIPFCTTRCAYCSFSSGEIGDGSLIEPYMASLTREMRACAEILKDSGRKLRALYVGGGTPTALPQGAFEQLMEETVRCFPGAMEYTVEAGRPDTLTREKLRAIRNAGIGRISINPQTMNDRTLEIIGRAHTAQQVREAYALAREEAIPHINMDVIAGLPGENEADFAHTMEEARKLRPESLTVHTLAIKRSSRMSLENHPLPDGNMTACMVETGRETARAMGMAPYYLYKQKYMAGNLENTGYALPGHACLYNVDIMEETSHILAMGAGGISKRIFPEEGHIERAPNVSNIHDYLTRTEEMIKRKRELFLNEN; encoded by the coding sequence ATGACGGAAATAGAGAGCTATCTGGAGACGATTGAACCGGAGCTGAGGGTGTTAACCCGGATCTTTGGGTTTCCGGAGAGTGTGTGGGATGAACCCAGGAAGTTTATACCCCTTTCTGAAGAAAAGGAAGGGCAGTTTACGATTGCCTTTGCGGCAGACGGACACCGTGTGGAACGGAGTACGCAGGCGCCGGAAGATGCGGATGAGCGGATCCGTACCCTGCACCGCAGACGCGCGGCAAGGCGCCTTTGTAAGCAGACGCTTTATGACCTGCTGAAGGAGATGACTGGTATCCAGCCTCCCTGGGGCAGTCTGACCGGCGTACGGCCGACGCATCTGATGCTGGAAGCTCTTGAGGAAGGGCTGACGCCGGAAGCGGCCATCGGACGGCTGACCGCAGATTTCGACGTGGCGCCTGACCGGGCAGCCCTGCTGGCGGAGATTGCGGCGGAACAGCGGAAACTGCCGAAGCCCGGGGACGAATGGATGGACGTCTATATCGGAATTCCCTTCTGTACGACCCGTTGTGCCTATTGTTCCTTCTCGTCCGGGGAAATAGGCGACGGAAGCCTGATTGAGCCTTATATGGCCTCCCTGACGCGGGAAATGAGGGCTTGCGCGGAGATCCTGAAGGACAGCGGACGGAAGCTGCGTGCCCTGTATGTGGGCGGAGGTACGCCCACGGCATTGCCGCAGGGAGCCTTTGAGCAGCTGATGGAAGAAACCGTGCGCTGCTTTCCGGGTGCAATGGAGTATACCGTGGAAGCGGGACGGCCGGATACCCTGACCCGGGAAAAGCTTCGGGCAATCCGGAACGCCGGTATCGGCCGGATTTCCATCAATCCCCAGACTATGAATGACCGGACGCTGGAGATTATCGGCCGGGCCCATACGGCGCAGCAGGTACGGGAAGCCTATGCCCTGGCCCGGGAAGAAGCAATTCCCCATATCAATATGGACGTGATTGCCGGACTGCCGGGGGAAAATGAAGCGGATTTCGCCCACACCATGGAAGAAGCCCGGAAACTGCGGCCGGAGAGTTTGACTGTACATACCCTGGCAATCAAGCGCTCCTCACGGATGAGCCTGGAAAACCATCCGCTTCCGGATGGAAATATGACAGCATGCATGGTGGAAACCGGACGGGAAACAGCACGGGCAATGGGCATGGCGCCATATTACCTGTATAAACAGAAATACATGGCAGGGAACCTGGAGAACACCGGATATGCCCTGCCGGGTCACGCATGCCTGTATAACGTGGATATTATGGAAGAGACGAGTCATATTCTGGCGATGGGTGCCGGCGGGATCTCGAAACGGATTTTCCCCGAAGAAGGACACATTGAGCGGGCGCCGAATGTGAGCAATATACATGATTATCTTACCCGGACAGAGGAAATGATTAAGAGGAAAAGGGAACTTTTCCTTAATGAAAACTGA
- the dtd gene encoding D-aminoacyl-tRNA deacylase, producing the protein MRAVVQRVTSASVTVENETVGAIDAGMMVLIGVSKEDTDKDLKYIVEKVPNLRIYDDENGVMNRSILDVGGSILAVSQFTLYGDARGGRRPSYFQAAGPEMANEFYERAVAAWRSQGIHVETGRFRTEMRVSLINDGPVTILLDSEKAF; encoded by the coding sequence ATGCGAGCAGTTGTCCAGCGCGTCACAAGCGCTTCCGTGACCGTTGAAAATGAAACCGTCGGCGCCATTGACGCAGGCATGATGGTCCTGATCGGCGTATCAAAGGAAGACACCGATAAGGATCTGAAATATATCGTGGAAAAAGTCCCGAACCTTCGCATTTATGATGATGAGAACGGCGTTATGAACCGCTCCATCCTGGATGTGGGCGGCAGCATCCTTGCCGTTTCCCAGTTCACCCTTTACGGTGATGCCCGGGGCGGCCGCAGGCCGTCCTATTTCCAGGCAGCCGGTCCCGAAATGGCCAACGAGTTTTATGAGCGGGCAGTAGCAGCCTGGCGCAGTCAGGGAATCCACGTGGAAACCGGCCGCTTCCGCACAGAAATGAGAGTATCCCTCATCAACGACGGCCCGGTAACCATCCTGCTGGACAGTGAAAAAGCGTTCTGA
- a CDS encoding RelA/SpoT family protein, which produces MAFTSYEAMPLDQMLNRIQKYHPGDGYKLVEKAWKFAEKAHEGQFRKSGEPYFTHPSLVASILTDLMIDPPTIAAGLLHDTVEDCEGITLDTIREEFGNEVADLVDGVTKLNKLDFADREEAQAESLRKMILAMSRDIRVVLIKLADRLHNMRTLRFQPEARRQAIARETLDIYAPLAHRLGVYAIKQELEDLSLKYIDPEGYNRIVHLVGMKRQEREESIKLVINELSERLDQQHIRYNIDGRSKHFYSIYRKMVLQQKAFDQIYDLIAIRVIVDTIPDCYTVLGIVHTLWNQVPGRFKDYISVPKANMYQSLHTTVVGGRKIPFPFEVQIRTWDMHRVAEFGIAAHWRYKEGANREDNLDHKLFWVRQMLDWQTETRDSREFLDTLKTDLFSEEVFLFTPKGDVISMPKGATPLDFAYRIHSAIGNQCVGAKINGKIVPLDTPLGTGDRVEILTSASSKGPGTDWLRICKTPQAKAKIRQFLKKSLKEENVEIGRAMIEKECVRRGVRMSDIVKPEYYEPILKRTGFTDFDDICSAVGYGGMAVVYVVTRLIEEQKAKEQPVQTVQTVDDMVSEEKRLSQHRAHHGIVLTGSEDLDIPVRFAKCCSPVPGDEIVGYITRGRGVTIHKAECVNVATGEEERRIPVEWASDGQNTFYATITIIAYDRLNMLSEIATIIGENGVSIRAASIQSDEKTKISTLHLTLDVHSREEMNKVIQALRNKSDILDVYRATK; this is translated from the coding sequence ATGGCTTTCACATCTTATGAAGCAATGCCTCTGGATCAGATGCTTAACCGGATACAGAAATACCATCCCGGTGACGGCTACAAGCTGGTGGAAAAAGCCTGGAAGTTTGCCGAAAAGGCCCATGAAGGCCAGTTCCGCAAATCCGGTGAGCCTTATTTCACCCATCCTTCCCTTGTCGCTTCGATCCTTACGGATCTGATGATTGATCCCCCCACCATCGCCGCGGGTCTCCTGCATGATACTGTCGAGGACTGCGAAGGTATCACCCTTGATACCATCCGCGAGGAGTTCGGCAATGAAGTGGCGGATCTTGTAGACGGCGTCACCAAATTGAACAAGCTGGATTTTGCGGATCGTGAGGAAGCCCAGGCTGAATCCCTCCGTAAGATGATCCTGGCGATGTCCCGGGATATCCGTGTCGTTCTGATCAAGCTGGCGGACCGTCTGCATAACATGCGCACCCTGCGATTCCAGCCGGAAGCACGCCGTCAGGCCATTGCCCGGGAAACGCTGGATATCTATGCGCCCCTAGCACACCGTCTCGGTGTTTATGCCATCAAGCAGGAGCTGGAAGACCTGTCCCTTAAGTACATTGATCCGGAAGGCTACAACCGCATTGTTCATCTCGTCGGCATGAAGCGCCAGGAACGGGAGGAGAGCATCAAGCTGGTCATCAATGAACTTTCAGAGCGTCTGGACCAGCAGCATATCCGCTACAACATCGACGGCCGCAGCAAACACTTCTATTCCATCTATCGCAAGATGGTGCTTCAGCAGAAGGCCTTTGACCAGATTTATGACCTGATCGCCATCCGCGTAATTGTGGATACCATTCCGGACTGCTATACAGTCCTGGGTATTGTCCATACCCTGTGGAATCAGGTCCCCGGCCGGTTCAAGGATTATATCTCTGTCCCCAAGGCCAACATGTACCAGTCCCTTCACACCACCGTTGTGGGTGGCCGGAAGATTCCCTTCCCCTTCGAAGTGCAGATCCGTACCTGGGACATGCACCGCGTGGCGGAATTCGGCATTGCTGCCCACTGGCGGTACAAGGAAGGCGCCAACCGGGAAGACAACCTGGACCACAAACTGTTCTGGGTTCGCCAGATGCTGGATTGGCAGACGGAGACCCGGGATTCACGTGAGTTCCTGGATACCCTGAAAACAGACCTTTTCTCTGAGGAAGTATTCCTCTTTACGCCCAAGGGAGACGTTATTTCCATGCCCAAGGGCGCTACTCCCCTGGACTTTGCCTACCGGATTCACTCCGCCATCGGTAACCAGTGCGTCGGCGCGAAAATCAACGGCAAAATCGTTCCGCTGGATACGCCCCTGGGCACCGGCGACCGGGTGGAAATCCTGACTTCCGCTTCCTCCAAGGGACCGGGAACCGACTGGCTCCGGATCTGCAAAACGCCCCAGGCCAAAGCCAAGATCCGCCAGTTCCTGAAGAAATCCCTGAAGGAAGAAAACGTTGAAATCGGCCGTGCCATGATTGAAAAGGAATGCGTCCGCCGCGGCGTCCGCATGTCCGATATTGTCAAGCCGGAGTATTATGAGCCCATCCTGAAGCGCACCGGTTTCACGGACTTCGATGACATCTGCAGTGCTGTCGGCTACGGCGGCATGGCTGTCGTCTATGTTGTCACCCGCCTGATCGAAGAGCAGAAGGCAAAGGAGCAGCCAGTCCAGACCGTCCAGACCGTGGACGATATGGTTTCTGAGGAAAAGCGCCTCAGCCAGCACCGTGCCCATCACGGCATCGTGCTCACCGGCAGCGAGGACCTGGATATTCCCGTCCGCTTTGCCAAGTGCTGCAGCCCTGTTCCCGGAGACGAGATTGTGGGCTATATCACCCGCGGCCGCGGCGTGACTATCCACAAGGCCGAATGCGTCAACGTCGCCACTGGCGAGGAAGAACGCCGTATCCCCGTGGAATGGGCCAGCGACGGCCAGAACACATTCTATGCCACCATTACCATCATTGCCTATGACCGGCTGAACATGCTCAGCGAAATCGCCACCATCATCGGTGAAAACGGCGTGTCCATCCGCGCGGCCTCTATCCAGAGCGATGAAAAGACCAAGATTTCCACCCTTCATCTGACCCTGGACGTTCACTCCCGTGAGGAAATGAACAAGGTCATCCAGGCCCTGAGAAACAAGTCTGATATTCTTGATGTTTACCGTGCGACGAAGTAA